In Pseudoliparis swirei isolate HS2019 ecotype Mariana Trench chromosome 2, NWPU_hadal_v1, whole genome shotgun sequence, the following are encoded in one genomic region:
- the ildr1b gene encoding immunoglobulin-like domain-containing receptor 1b isoform X2, which produces MGKVILMAVLLAHLPTELLSIQVIVPETERSTTLFANVILRCDYSTSANAQDVLVTWRFKSFCKDPVLEYYSTVYQASLQLGQDPANDCPDRQRTIRTVVQKRGINEPILGVEYRTRKITIQNKADLIINEVMWWDNGMYFCTIDAPGDTSGDSDAEIKLIVYHWLTVLLIIIGALLFILLLCICCCQCCPQKCCCYVRCPCCPQICCCPEKAVMQHRMIREAQKAMTPWMNGQPIYAPISSNPSSQGVPILYSGSYSDYPTKQNFAMEPIQLSPMAMQHPHPHQHQHPHQHPHQQPHQQPHQQPHQQPHQQPHQQPHQHQLQRQPPRHVNGSVHGGSHGTGQVLDFLETQVRGLDVGAPQMVPHPHQNMLPLQPQLPLQAVPYTPGPPSMLSALDEMGVRGVERRVITLPPIIQRGPSFSSRRGSGGGDRARGGPRISSQSSGSTDRPGGDGRGYRDVSPPRRGILRDDSDDSEWENRRAVAPHRSSRNKSGGAAARRGGGSRPRTRSRDDVMEEQRGGRAARRERSYSPPQRRKGSSWSSDEEDSGGRKGGRGKDWPEKPPSYLSIENQPGRSDGQRNYNHLSKFP; this is translated from the exons ATGGGAAAGGTGATCCTGATGGCGGTTCTGCTGGCTCACCTGCCGACTG AGCTGCTCTCCATCCAGGTGATTGTTCCAGAGACGGAGAGGAGCACGACTCTGTTCGCCAATGTGATCCTCCGCTGTGACTACTCAACTTCAGCAAACGCTCAGGATGTGCTGGTCACCTGGAGGTTCAAGTCCTTCTGTAAAGACCCGGTGCTGGAGTACTACTCCACAG TCTATCAGGCATCTCTGCAGCTGGGTCAGGACCCCGCCAATGACTGCCCTGACCGCCAGCGAACAATCCGCACCGTGGTCCAGAAGAGGGGCATTAATGAGCCAATCCTGGGGGTAGAATACAGGACACGCAAAATTACCATTCAAAACA AGGCTGACCTCATCATCAACGAGGTGATGTGGTGGGACAACGGCATGTACTTCTGCACCATCGACGCCCCCGGTGACACGTCGGGCGACTCGGACGCCGAAATCAAACTTATCGTGTACC ACTGGCTGACCGTCCTGTTAATCATCATCGGTGCTCTGCTGTTCATCTTGCTCCTCTGCATATGTTGCTGCCAGTGCTGCCCGCAGAAGTGCTGCTGCTACGTCCGCTGCCCGTGTTGTCCGCAGATATGCTGCTGCCCGGAGAAAG CTGTGATGCAGCACAGGATGATACGGGAGGCTCAGAAGGCCATGACCCCTTGGATGAACGGTCAACCCATCTACGCTCCGATTAGCTCCAACCCCTCCTCCCAGGGCGTTCCCATACTGTACTCAG GCTCGTACTCGGACTACCCCACCAAACAAAACTTTGCCATGGAACCCATCCAGCTGTCCCCCATGGCCATGCAGCATCCGCATCCGCATCAGCATCAGCATCCGCATCAGCATCCGCATCAGCAACCACATCAGCAACCACATCAGCAACCACATCAGCAACCACATCAGCAACCACATCAGCAACCACATCAGCATCAACTTCAGCGTCAGCCTCCACGCCATGTAAACGGCAGTGTGCATGGCGGCAGTCATGGCACTGGTCAGGTGTTGGACTTCCTGGAAACCCAGGTGAGGGGGCTGGATGTGGGAGCCCCCCAAATGGTCCCCCACCCTCACCAGAATATGCTCCCATTACAGCCTCAGCTACCTCTTCAAGCCGTTCCCTACACGCCAGGGCCCCCGAGTATGTTGTCAGCCCTGGATGAGATGGGGGTGAGAGGGGTAGAAAGAAGGGTGATCACCCTGCCCCCGATAATCCAGCGTGGACCCAGCTTTTCCTCACGCAGGGGTTCTGGTGGTGGCGACAGAGCCAGAGGCGGTCCCAGAATATCCAGCCAGTCCAGTGGGAGTACAGATCGCCCCGGAGGAGACGGTCGCGGCTATCGGGACGTCTCTCCTCCCAGACGAGGGATCCTGCGCGATGACAGCGATGACTCTGAATGGGAGAACCGGCGAGCCGTCGCGCCACACAGGAGCTCGAGGAACAAGAGTGGAGGTGCGGCCGCGAGAAGAGGAGGCGGATCCAGACCGCGGACGCGGAGTCGCGACGACGTGATGGAGGAGCAACGCGGCGGCAGAGCAGCTCGGAGGGAAAGAAGCTATTCGCCTCCTCAGCGTCGCAAAGGATCCTCCTGGAGCTCAGATGAGGAGGACAGCGGCGGGAGGAAAGGAGGTAGAGGGAAGGATTGGCCAGAGAAGCCACCCAGCTACCTCTCCATTGAGAACCAGCCTGGACGTAGTGATGGTCAGAGGAACTACAACCACCTTTCT AAGTTCCCGTAG
- the ildr1b gene encoding immunoglobulin-like domain-containing receptor 1b isoform X1 codes for MGKVILMAVLLAHLPTELLSIQVIVPETERSTTLFANVILRCDYSTSANAQDVLVTWRFKSFCKDPVLEYYSTVYQASLQLGQDPANDCPDRQRTIRTVVQKRGINEPILGVEYRTRKITIQNKADLIINEVMWWDNGMYFCTIDAPGDTSGDSDAEIKLIVYHWLTVLLIIIGALLFILLLCICCCQCCPQKCCCYVRCPCCPQICCCPEKAVMQHRMIREAQKAMTPWMNGQPIYAPISSNPSSQGVPILYSGSYSDYPTKQNFAMEPIQLSPMAMQHPHPHQHQHPHQHPHQQPHQQPHQQPHQQPHQQPHQQPHQHQLQRQPPRHVNGSVHGGSHGTGQVLDFLETQVRGLDVGAPQMVPHPHQNMLPLQPQLPLQAVPYTPGPPSMLSALDEMGVRGVERRVITLPPIIQRGPSFSSRRGSGGGDRARGGPRISSQSSGSTDRPGGDGRGYRDVSPPRRGILRDDSDDSEWENRRAVAPHRSSRNKSGGAAARRGGGSRPRTRSRDDVMEEQRGGRAARRERSYSPPQRRKGSSWSSDEEDSGGRKGGRGKDWPEKPPSYLSIENQPGRSDGQRNYNHLSDRSSRSGTSVVI; via the exons ATGGGAAAGGTGATCCTGATGGCGGTTCTGCTGGCTCACCTGCCGACTG AGCTGCTCTCCATCCAGGTGATTGTTCCAGAGACGGAGAGGAGCACGACTCTGTTCGCCAATGTGATCCTCCGCTGTGACTACTCAACTTCAGCAAACGCTCAGGATGTGCTGGTCACCTGGAGGTTCAAGTCCTTCTGTAAAGACCCGGTGCTGGAGTACTACTCCACAG TCTATCAGGCATCTCTGCAGCTGGGTCAGGACCCCGCCAATGACTGCCCTGACCGCCAGCGAACAATCCGCACCGTGGTCCAGAAGAGGGGCATTAATGAGCCAATCCTGGGGGTAGAATACAGGACACGCAAAATTACCATTCAAAACA AGGCTGACCTCATCATCAACGAGGTGATGTGGTGGGACAACGGCATGTACTTCTGCACCATCGACGCCCCCGGTGACACGTCGGGCGACTCGGACGCCGAAATCAAACTTATCGTGTACC ACTGGCTGACCGTCCTGTTAATCATCATCGGTGCTCTGCTGTTCATCTTGCTCCTCTGCATATGTTGCTGCCAGTGCTGCCCGCAGAAGTGCTGCTGCTACGTCCGCTGCCCGTGTTGTCCGCAGATATGCTGCTGCCCGGAGAAAG CTGTGATGCAGCACAGGATGATACGGGAGGCTCAGAAGGCCATGACCCCTTGGATGAACGGTCAACCCATCTACGCTCCGATTAGCTCCAACCCCTCCTCCCAGGGCGTTCCCATACTGTACTCAG GCTCGTACTCGGACTACCCCACCAAACAAAACTTTGCCATGGAACCCATCCAGCTGTCCCCCATGGCCATGCAGCATCCGCATCCGCATCAGCATCAGCATCCGCATCAGCATCCGCATCAGCAACCACATCAGCAACCACATCAGCAACCACATCAGCAACCACATCAGCAACCACATCAGCAACCACATCAGCATCAACTTCAGCGTCAGCCTCCACGCCATGTAAACGGCAGTGTGCATGGCGGCAGTCATGGCACTGGTCAGGTGTTGGACTTCCTGGAAACCCAGGTGAGGGGGCTGGATGTGGGAGCCCCCCAAATGGTCCCCCACCCTCACCAGAATATGCTCCCATTACAGCCTCAGCTACCTCTTCAAGCCGTTCCCTACACGCCAGGGCCCCCGAGTATGTTGTCAGCCCTGGATGAGATGGGGGTGAGAGGGGTAGAAAGAAGGGTGATCACCCTGCCCCCGATAATCCAGCGTGGACCCAGCTTTTCCTCACGCAGGGGTTCTGGTGGTGGCGACAGAGCCAGAGGCGGTCCCAGAATATCCAGCCAGTCCAGTGGGAGTACAGATCGCCCCGGAGGAGACGGTCGCGGCTATCGGGACGTCTCTCCTCCCAGACGAGGGATCCTGCGCGATGACAGCGATGACTCTGAATGGGAGAACCGGCGAGCCGTCGCGCCACACAGGAGCTCGAGGAACAAGAGTGGAGGTGCGGCCGCGAGAAGAGGAGGCGGATCCAGACCGCGGACGCGGAGTCGCGACGACGTGATGGAGGAGCAACGCGGCGGCAGAGCAGCTCGGAGGGAAAGAAGCTATTCGCCTCCTCAGCGTCGCAAAGGATCCTCCTGGAGCTCAGATGAGGAGGACAGCGGCGGGAGGAAAGGAGGTAGAGGGAAGGATTGGCCAGAGAAGCCACCCAGCTACCTCTCCATTGAGAACCAGCCTGGACGTAGTGATGGTCAGAGGAACTACAACCACCTTTCT GATAGAAGTTCCCGTAGCGGCACCAGCGTCGTCATCTGA